Proteins encoded within one genomic window of Rhodothermales bacterium:
- a CDS encoding DUF305 domain-containing protein codes for MYTSAFTRLAFLGLAVFTFSACATSSRMPAESSAQAGTASTAELEALYQQRLESARSRFTQADVDFMTGMIGHHAQALVMTALAPTNGASPEVATLCARITNAQKDEIKTMQGWLRDRGQPVPEVHIDGLNLMIHGAGDHSQHDHMMPGMLTRAQLEELAAAHGTDFDRLFLKYMIQHHTGAITMVDTLIATDGAAQDEAAFKLASDINVDQQTEIARMQRMLDAITEGN; via the coding sequence ATGTATACATCTGCATTCACCCGCCTGGCCTTTCTGGGGCTGGCGGTGTTCACGTTTTCCGCCTGCGCCACGTCGAGCCGGATGCCGGCCGAATCTTCCGCGCAAGCCGGGACGGCCTCCACGGCAGAACTCGAAGCCCTCTACCAGCAGCGTCTTGAGAGCGCCCGCTCCCGCTTCACCCAGGCGGATGTCGACTTCATGACCGGCATGATCGGGCACCACGCCCAGGCCCTCGTCATGACCGCGCTCGCGCCGACGAACGGGGCGAGCCCCGAAGTGGCCACCCTGTGCGCCCGGATCACCAATGCGCAGAAGGATGAGATCAAGACGATGCAGGGCTGGCTGCGGGACCGCGGGCAGCCCGTCCCCGAGGTCCACATCGACGGCCTGAACCTCATGATCCACGGCGCCGGCGACCACAGCCAGCACGATCATATGATGCCCGGCATGCTGACGCGGGCGCAACTGGAGGAACTGGCCGCGGCGCACGGGACCGACTTCGACCGCCTGTTTCTCAAATACATGATCCAGCACCACACCGGCGCCATCACGATGGTCGATACCCTCATCGCTACCGACGGCGCCGCGCAGGACGAGGCGGCCTTCAAGCTGGCTTCGGACATCAACGTGGATCAACAAACCGAAATCGCGCGCATGCAGCGCATGCTCGACGCCATTACAGAAGGCAATTGA
- a CDS encoding VanZ family protein, producing MKEATRKRWIAVSSFAAVLAISFAATVRPHWFGWVARIPLGDKIGHFFVYGLLTLAILYYAGTTPRRIGYGVLGMLVFVSADEALQAVLPTRSFDGFDYLASVLGVVAFAFGYIWAMRRRS from the coding sequence GTGAAAGAAGCCACCCGGAAGCGCTGGATCGCGGTGTCGTCGTTCGCGGCGGTGCTCGCGATCAGTTTTGCCGCCACCGTACGACCCCACTGGTTCGGCTGGGTCGCCCGCATCCCCCTGGGAGACAAGATCGGTCACTTTTTTGTGTACGGCCTCCTCACGCTGGCCATCCTCTACTACGCCGGCACCACGCCGAGGCGGATCGGGTACGGCGTCCTCGGGATGCTCGTGTTCGTGAGCGCCGACGAGGCGTTGCAGGCGGTGCTGCCCACGCGCTCGTTCGACGGGTTCGACTACCTGGCCAGCGTGCTGGGCGTCGTGGCGTTTGCGTTCGGGTATATCTGGGCCATGCGACGGCGGTCGTAA
- a CDS encoding enolase C-terminal domain-like protein produces the protein MDRRDVIKGIGLGAAASAMGLRPSHAEALAAPPRGLPPVRITNVKAIATAPDGIELVVVKVETDEPGLYGLGCATFRQRAHSVVTAVDKYLKDFAVGRIADDIEDVWQTAYVSSYWRNGPVLNNALSGLDQALWDIKGKRAGMSVYQLLGGRCRFAVDTYAHAGGSTPEAVAAQVKGFMDQGFRHVRIQLGAYGAANLSGEPDFKRQGYGMPADSYMDRHYYLKMIPELFAHVREVCGDRVELLHDIHERLQPNDAINLIKALEPYRPFFIEDPFSPENIGFFRLLRQQTSVPLAMGELYNNPHEWIGPMSERLFDFIRIHISQIGGITPAMKVARLGEAFGVRTAWHGPGDVSPVGHAANAHIDLAVWNFGIQEAVRFSDRLREVFPGSPTMDNGYMIVNEAPGLGVDIDEAAAARYPIPEKVNTDWTQIRAHDGTPIRP, from the coding sequence ATGGATCGTCGCGACGTCATCAAGGGTATCGGCCTCGGAGCCGCTGCCAGCGCCATGGGGCTGCGCCCCTCGCATGCAGAAGCCCTGGCTGCTCCCCCGCGCGGGCTACCGCCCGTACGCATCACCAACGTAAAAGCCATCGCCACGGCGCCGGACGGGATCGAGCTGGTCGTCGTGAAGGTCGAGACGGACGAGCCGGGGCTTTACGGCCTCGGCTGCGCCACCTTCCGGCAGCGGGCGCATTCCGTGGTGACGGCGGTGGACAAGTATCTCAAGGACTTCGCCGTCGGCCGTATCGCCGACGACATCGAGGACGTCTGGCAGACCGCCTACGTCAGCTCCTACTGGCGCAACGGCCCGGTGCTGAACAACGCGCTCAGCGGGCTCGACCAGGCGTTGTGGGACATCAAGGGCAAACGCGCCGGCATGTCGGTCTACCAGCTCCTCGGCGGCCGGTGCCGCTTCGCGGTGGACACCTACGCGCACGCCGGCGGCAGCACGCCCGAGGCCGTCGCCGCGCAGGTGAAGGGGTTCATGGACCAGGGCTTTCGTCACGTCCGCATCCAGCTCGGGGCGTACGGGGCGGCCAACCTGTCGGGCGAGCCGGATTTCAAGCGGCAGGGGTACGGCATGCCGGCGGACAGTTACATGGACCGGCACTACTACCTGAAGATGATCCCGGAGCTGTTCGCGCACGTCCGCGAGGTGTGCGGCGACCGCGTCGAACTCCTGCACGACATCCATGAGCGGCTCCAGCCCAACGACGCCATCAACCTGATCAAGGCGCTCGAACCCTATCGGCCCTTTTTTATCGAAGACCCGTTCTCCCCGGAAAACATCGGCTTTTTCCGGTTGCTGCGGCAGCAGACGAGCGTCCCGCTGGCGATGGGCGAGCTGTACAACAACCCCCATGAGTGGATCGGGCCGATGTCTGAGCGGCTGTTCGATTTCATCCGGATCCACATCTCGCAGATCGGCGGCATCACGCCGGCGATGAAGGTAGCGCGCCTCGGCGAGGCGTTCGGGGTGCGGACGGCCTGGCACGGGCCGGGCGACGTGTCGCCGGTCGGCCACGCCGCCAATGCCCACATCGACCTCGCCGTCTGGAATTTCGGCATCCAGGAGGCCGTGCGGTTCTCGGATCGCCTGCGCGAGGTGTTTCCCGGATCGCCGACGATGGACAATGGCTACATGATCGTCAACGAAGCGCCCGGTCTCGGGGTAGATATCGACGAGGCGGCTGCCGCCCGCTACCCCATCCCCGAAAAAGTAAACACCGACTGGACCCAGATCCGCGCGCACGACGGGACGCCGATCCGGCCCTGA
- a CDS encoding arylsulfatase: MRRFQEGLLPLCLVLVIGACRTHAGADVERPNILLLVADDLGYADLGIYGSDIRTPNIDALARRGMRFTQFHTAPMCAPTRAMLLSGNNNHVAGMGIQGGGSGAFAGIPGYEGHLSDRVAPLPGLLRDAGYHTYTVGKWHLGYERDQSPMAAGFERSFNLLNGAGNHFDAVGFHEGGSRYREDGEETTYPTGRYSTDLYTDRLIEFIASNRGDGRPFFAFAAYTSPHWPLQVPAEELDRYAGRYDRGYDALREERFASLKRAGIVPADATLPPRNDAIAPWETLSPERRREESRKMELYAAMVENLDGHVGRLIDYLKASGLYDNTLIVFMADNGAAAEDFYNVGEFRDYLRAHYDNRYENMGQPNSFVSYGPAWAEAGSAPFSRHKGYTREGGIVAPMIVAGPGVASQDVIDRSYLTVMDLAPTFIEIAGAAYPADGSARPMLGESVAGYLAGRADRIHDEAYTTLVLHGGRAFVRQGRWKLVTLEPPFSEEAFELFDVEADPGETRNLAGEEPETYRELLALWRTKRAELGIVLQSDLASP, from the coding sequence ATGCGACGTTTCCAGGAAGGGCTCCTACCGCTCTGCCTTGTGCTGGTGATCGGCGCCTGCCGCACCCACGCCGGCGCAGACGTGGAACGCCCCAACATCCTCCTCCTCGTTGCCGACGACCTCGGGTACGCCGACCTCGGCATCTACGGAAGCGACATCCGCACGCCGAACATCGACGCCCTGGCCCGGCGCGGGATGCGGTTCACGCAGTTCCACACCGCGCCGATGTGCGCGCCCACCCGGGCGATGCTGCTCAGCGGCAACAACAACCATGTCGCGGGGATGGGGATACAGGGAGGTGGAAGCGGCGCGTTCGCCGGCATACCGGGGTACGAAGGGCACCTCTCCGATCGCGTGGCGCCCTTGCCCGGGCTGTTGCGCGATGCGGGATACCACACCTACACGGTGGGCAAATGGCACCTCGGCTACGAGCGGGACCAGAGCCCGATGGCGGCCGGCTTCGAACGGTCGTTCAACCTGCTGAACGGGGCCGGCAATCACTTCGATGCCGTCGGGTTTCATGAAGGCGGCTCGCGCTACCGCGAGGACGGCGAGGAGACGACGTACCCCACGGGGCGCTATTCGACGGACCTCTACACCGATCGGCTGATCGAATTCATCGCGTCCAACCGGGGCGACGGCCGGCCGTTTTTTGCGTTTGCCGCCTACACGTCGCCACACTGGCCCCTGCAGGTCCCTGCAGAGGAACTCGACCGGTACGCCGGCCGCTACGACCGGGGGTACGACGCGCTCCGGGAGGAACGCTTCGCCTCGCTGAAACGCGCCGGCATCGTGCCGGCGGACGCGACGCTGCCGCCCCGGAACGACGCCATCGCGCCGTGGGAGACGCTCTCGCCGGAGCGCCGGCGAGAGGAGTCGCGCAAGATGGAGCTGTACGCGGCGATGGTCGAGAACCTGGACGGGCACGTCGGCCGGCTTATCGACTACCTGAAGGCGAGCGGCCTGTACGACAACACGTTGATCGTGTTCATGGCCGATAACGGCGCCGCCGCCGAGGACTTCTACAACGTGGGCGAATTTCGCGACTACCTCCGGGCGCATTACGACAACCGCTACGAGAACATGGGGCAACCGAATTCCTTCGTCTCGTACGGACCTGCGTGGGCGGAAGCCGGCTCGGCGCCGTTCAGCCGGCACAAGGGCTACACGCGCGAAGGCGGCATCGTGGCGCCGATGATCGTGGCCGGACCGGGCGTCGCCTCGCAGGACGTCATCGACCGGAGCTATCTTACCGTGATGGATCTGGCGCCGACCTTCATCGAGATCGCCGGCGCCGCGTATCCCGCCGACGGATCCGCCCGTCCGATGCTCGGCGAAAGCGTCGCCGGCTACCTGGCCGGCCGCGCGGACCGGATTCATGACGAGGCGTATACCACCCTCGTGCTTCACGGCGGCCGCGCCTTCGTCCGGCAGGGCCGGTGGAAGCTGGTGACGCTGGAGCCGCCTTTTAGCGAGGAGGCCTTCGAGCTGTTCGACGTGGAGGCCGACCCGGGGGAGACGCGCAATCTGGCCGGCGAAGAGCCGGAGACCTACCGGGAATTGCTGGCGCTCTGGCGGACGAAACGCGCCGAACTCGGCATCGTGCTGCAGAGCGATCTGGCTTCACCGTGA